A DNA window from Hoplias malabaricus isolate fHopMal1 chromosome 5, fHopMal1.hap1, whole genome shotgun sequence contains the following coding sequences:
- the gpr25 gene encoding probable G-protein coupled receptor 25, producing the protein MDTTTEGLYDDEYDFSFNVTDDPASSENFKENQLLSMSHIYIPMMYFIIFFAGFSGNLFVLIVIGNRHKKNRRLVDTFVLNLALADLVFVLTLPMWAVSAGQHDHWPFGIGMCKISSYIITVNRFSNIFFLTCMSVDRYLAVVRLMDSNFLRSSRCVHITCVVVWVASLLLGTPSLVYRVVIIKSDDSGSCTDNLESLFFRAMILLTVCLTFMLPMLIITLCYGSILMKLRSHSVTAGNSRAEARRRHSLKIVFTIITAFLVSWLPYNVLKSIQVISKMSNAELDQDTHIYLARGLVISSCLAFVNSCANPAIYLFLDKHFRRSAAALCMNCLSYGEAQNSYISSNSISNSTMENLGSTASRGRLFSLTQKN; encoded by the coding sequence ATGGACACCACAACAGAGGGACTCTACGATGATGAATACGATTTTTCCTTCAATGTTACAGATGACCCAGCATCTTCAGAGAACTTCAAGGAAAACCAACTGCTCTCCATGTCTCACATCTACATCCCCATGATGTACTTCATCATATTCTTTGCTGGATTCTCTGGCAACCTGTTTGTGCTCATAGTCATTGGCAACAGACACAAGAAAAACAGACGTCTTGTGGACACCTTTGTGTTGAACCTGGCTTTGGCTGATCTGGTGTTTGTCCTCACCTTGCCTATGTGGGCTGTCTCGGCCGGGCAGCACGACCACTGGCCGTTTGGGATCGGCATGTGCAAGATCAGCAGCTATATCATCACCGTCAATCGCTTCTCCAACATTTTCTTCCTCACCTGCATGAGTGTGGACCGCTACCTCGCCGTGGTGCGTCTCATGGATTCAAACTTTCTCCGCAGCAGTAGGTGTGTGCACATCACCTGCGTCGTGGTGTGGGTGGCTTCTCTGCTGTTGGGCACGCCGTCCCTAGTTTACAGGGTCGTGATTATAAAGAGCGACGATAGTGGCTCCTGCACAGACAACCTGGAATCCCTTTTCTTCAGAGCCATGATCCTGCTGACGGTCTGCCTCACCTTCATGCTGCCGATGCTCATTATCACCTTGTGCTACGGTTCCATCCTGATGAAACTGCGCAGCCACTCTGTCACTGCTGGCAACTCACGTGCTGAAGCCCGCCGCCGCCACTCACTCAAGATCGTCTTTACCATCATCACCGCCTTTCTGGTGTCCTGGCTGCCCTACAACGTGCTGAAAAGCATCCAGGTGATCTCCAAGATGAGCAACGCTGAGCTGGACCAGGACACTCATATATATTTGGCTCGAGGCCTCGTCATCTCCTCCTGTCTGGCCTTCGTCAACAGCTGCGCAAATCCAGCCATCTACCTGTTTCTGGATAAGCATTTCAGACGGAGCGCAGCTGCACTGTGCATGAACTGCCTGAGCTATGGAGAGGCGCAGAACAGCTACATCTCGTCCAATTCCATTTCAAACAGCACCATGGAGAACCTGGGAAGCACAGCAAGCCGAGGGCGTCTCTTCTCCCTTACCCAGAAGAACTGA